TATCACGCTAGCTTTCGGCCGCCTAGGAGCCGAACCACGCTACCCGGCCGCTCCGCTCGCCTCGAAGGTGCAACAGTTTGCACCATCGAGACGGCACGAACTCAGCCGCACCGACTCTCCCAACACGCTCGACAGCAACATCTTCTCCATCGCACAAATCCCCCGATCTTGTTCCGCGAGATCGGGGTAGGGGCAGGCCAGCGCGGTGAGCACCGGCAACTGCTCCGACTCTTGTAGTTCAAACGGCATGTCTTGGCTCGCCATCAGGCGGGCCAAGTCGGCCATGCGTTCTTGCAATGTTTCGCCATGCACCTCGTTGCGGTAGTGGTCTGCGAGACGCTCCGAGATCCGCTTCAACAGCCCACGACGCACCTCGATGTCGCGGATCTCGCGGATTTCGTTCCACAAGACCTGCACGAGCTGGTCGTAGTTGTTGGCGCCCGAGCGTACGCCGGCGGGCGTCAGCGAATACCGATGCGTCGGCCGACCACGGCCGACGACTTCCGATTCACGGGCGAGCAGGCCTTGCTCCATCAGCCGAACGAGCCGCTGACGAACAGCGGTGGCCGTCACTCCAGTGAACTCGACCATATCGCCCACCGTCGCCGCCGGGTGGCGGCGGAGGTAGTCGACAATCGTGCGGTCGGAGAGGTCGGTGATCGCGCTCATGATCCATCGCAGGTTAGGCGTCCCACCAACGGCAGGCCGTCCGGTGGATACTCAATCCTACAGGTGATCTGATTTATGACAACCGGCTGTTTGAAAAATGCCTGGTTGCGTCAAACCGAATGGGCGTAAGTGATTGACCTGCCGAGGCTTATCGTATAAAAGCGGGCCTACCAGCTGCCTATTTTAAAGCCCTCGACGAGCGACGCCCATGTCTGAGAAGCCAGGCGGTGAACAGTGGACCTCCCGGATGGGGGTGATCATGGCCGTGGCAGGGTCGGCCGTCGGAATCGGCAACTACCTGCGATTCCCGGGACTGGCGGTGGAGCATGGGGGCGGGGCGTTTATGCTCCCCTATTTCGTCGCCTTGCTCGTGCTTGGCATCCCCCTCTCCTGGGCGGAGTGGACAATGGGCCGCTACGGCGGCATCCGCGGGTTCAACTCGGCGCCGGGCATCTACAGCGTCATTTGGCGGCACCCAGCGGCCAAGTACTTTGGCGCCCTGGCGTTGATGATCCCGCTGATCGTCTACATGTATTACGTCCTCATCGAGGCGTGGTGCCTCAGTTATGCGATCGACTATCTCACCGGCGACCTGATGACCGGACACGGCGGGCGGATTGATCAAGTCATCGCCGGGATGGACGTCGCGGACGACGGGGCTGAGCTGAGTTCCGCCACGAAGGTCGCCGCGTTCAGCAAGTACTTCGACGAGTTTATTGGTGCCGGCCAGGATGGTTCGGCCATCTTCGGCGGGCGGGGCGTGTGGCTCGTCATTCTCACGTCGGTCTTTCTGCTGAACTTCGCCTGCATTTACCGCGGGCTGAGCCATGGGATCGAGAAGCTCTGCAACATCGCCATTCCGGTGCTGTTTGTCCTCTCGTTCGCGGTGCTGTTCCGCGTGCTGACGCTCGGCACGCCCGACCCCTCGAAGCCCGATCAGAACTTGATGGCCGGCCTGGCGTTCATGTGGGAGCCAAACGAAGAGGCAATTGCGGAACTCAAGAATCCAAAAACCTGGCTTGACGCGGCCGGGCAGATCTTTTTCACGCTGGGCGTCGGGTTCGGGATCATCATCAACTACTCGAGCTACCTCCGCCGGAAGGATGACATCGCGCTGAGCAGCCTCACCGCGACCTCGATCAACGAATTCTCCGAGGTCTGCCACGGCGGCCTCATTACCATCCCGGCCGCATTCGTGTTCCTCGGCATCGGCGGTTTGGCGGCGACGAATCTTGATTCGACGTTTGCGGTGGGCTTCGTCGCCCTGCCGAACGTCTTCGACGCGATGTGGGGTGGGCGGCTCTTCGGCTTCATGTGGTACTTCATGCTCTTCACGGCGGCGATTGCGGCGTCGGTGTCGATGCTGCAGCCGTGCATCGCGTTTCTAGAAGAAGGTTTTGGGTTGAAACGCCGCGCATCGGCCGCGATCCTTGGCGGCGTCTCGGCGTTTGGCTGCGTGTTCGTCCTTTATTTTTCGAAGGGAAGCGTGGCGCTCGATACGTTTGACTTCTGGGTCGGCACCTTCCTCATGTTCATGCTCGCCTTGGTGCAAACCATCCTTTACGGTTGGGTGCTCGGCATCGAACGCGGGCACCAAGAACTCCATCAGGGCGCCAACTTGAATGTCCCCTACTTCGTCCAGTACGTGCTGAAGTACGTGACGCCGACGTATCTGATCACTGTCTTGATCGCCTTCATTTGGCTGAAGCTAGGATCGCAGCTGGAGACGGTCGGCAAGAGCGTCGTCGCACAGTTGTCGCTGGCGATCATCGCGATCTTGCTCGGCGGCCTGATGGTGATGACGTGGAGCGCTGGGCGGCGGTGGAGCCGCGAAGGGCGATTCAAAGGGCTCGATGCGATCGGCGAGCAAAGACTCGAACCGGGAGAGACGCGATGAATCTGGCTGGCTGGGCGATCATGATCGTGTCGATTGGTTCGGTGTGCGCGCTCTCGGCGTTCTGCTTTTACCGGCTGTTGATGCTGCCGCCGCGGGAACTGCTAGAGCATGAAAAGGCGCCGCTCGACATTGATACGCGCGATACGGATGAATCGCGGTAGTTGCCGCTCATGCGTGCGATCGACCCCTGCATGGATGTAACACGACTGTGCCGCTCAACGAACTGATTCCTGTTCTGCAGACCGCCATCGGCCCGGTGATTCTTATCTCCGGCATTGGGGCGCTGCTGCTCTCAATGAACCATCGGCTGGGGCGGATCATCGATCGGTCGCGGAATCTCGTCGACCTGCGGCGGACGGCGAGCGAGAAGCGGCTGCTGCGGATTGAGCTGCAGCTCGGCATCTTGTGGCGGCGAGCGCGGATCTTGCAGAAGGCGATAACCTTGGCGGTGACGACGGCGCTGCTGGCCGTGACAATCGTGATCGTGCTGTTTATCGGCACGCTATTGGTGCTGCCGATTTCGGTGGTGATTGTGATCTTGTTTAGCGCGTGTCTGGCGTGTTTGGCGGCTTCGCTGGGGTTCTACCTGAAAGATATCAACCTCTCGCTGCGAGCGCTGGCGCACGAGCTTGATCAGGAGTAGGCGACGCCTGATGCTCGTTCTAGCCCCGGGCTCCGCCCAGGGGTGGGCATCTATTTCGATTGGCATCGTCGCGCGTGGCGTTACGACACCCCCGGGCGGAGCCCGGGGCTAGAGGGGGAAGTAGCGTTCGACGACGTCGAAGAATTCCTGCGGCGTCGAGATCGTCGCGACATACTTGCGGAACTCGCGGGCGCCGGGGCGGCCTTGGGCGTAGCAGCAGGCGTACTTCCGCATCAGCACGCTCGCCTTCTCCTCGCCGAAGCGCTCGCAGACGAGCTGATAATGATGGAGCATCAGCTCCTTTTGTTCGGGGAGCGTCGGATCTGGCGGGATCGGCTCGCCGCGCACCGCGGCGGCGGCTTGGGCGTAGAGCCAGGGTTTGTTGAGCGCCGCGCGGGCGATCATCACGCCGTCGACGTCATAGCGCTTGAACGCATTAACGACCTTTTCGGCCGAATCGAGGTCGCCGTTGCCGATGAGCGGGATCCGCTTGAGATGCGGCTTGATCGAGCTGATGCGATCCCAATCGGCTTCGCCGGTGAACATGTCGGCGGCTGTGCGGCCATGCACGGTGAGCGCCGAGGCGCCGGCGCCTTCGACAACCTGCGCGACGTCGATCGCATTGATCTGATCGCGCGTGCAGCCGAGGCGGATCTTCGCGGTGACTGGCGTCGGCGCGCAGGCGGCGACGACGCGCTCGATGATTTGTCCCATCAGCTCGGGGAACCGCAGCAGGTAGGAACCGCTGTGGGCCCGCTGCGTTACCTGCCGCACGGGGCAGCCGAAATTGATGTCGACGACGCTCACCTGGTATTCGGTGGCGAGGCGGTGGCCGACCTTGGCGAGCGTTTCGGGCTCGTTGTCCCAAATTTGCACGGCGAGCGGACGGGCCTCGGCGGCGACGCCCCACAGGCGGTCGGGGTGTTCGGCCTCGTGCTCGTCCATCCAGACGAAGCCGCGGGCGTTCACCATCTCGGTGGCGAGGAGTC
This sequence is a window from Lacipirellula parvula. Protein-coding genes within it:
- a CDS encoding DUF2721 domain-containing protein gives rise to the protein MPLNELIPVLQTAIGPVILISGIGALLLSMNHRLGRIIDRSRNLVDLRRTASEKRLLRIELQLGILWRRARILQKAITLAVTTALLAVTIVIVLFIGTLLVLPISVVIVILFSACLACLAASLGFYLKDINLSLRALAHELDQE
- a CDS encoding helix-turn-helix transcriptional regulator, coding for MSAITDLSDRTIVDYLRRHPAATVGDMVEFTGVTATAVRQRLVRLMEQGLLARESEVVGRGRPTHRYSLTPAGVRSGANNYDQLVQVLWNEIREIRDIEVRRGLLKRISERLADHYRNEVHGETLQERMADLARLMASQDMPFELQESEQLPVLTALACPYPDLAEQDRGICAMEKMLLSSVLGESVRLSSCRLDGANCCTFEASGAAG
- the dusB gene encoding tRNA dihydrouridine synthase DusB; translated protein: MPAATTETSIDFADLPRPLAKPFYIGTQLVDPPILQAPMAGFTNYAFRQIVREFGGAGLLATEMVNARGFVWMDEHEAEHPDRLWGVAAEARPLAVQIWDNEPETLAKVGHRLATEYQVSVVDINFGCPVRQVTQRAHSGSYLLRFPELMGQIIERVVAACAPTPVTAKIRLGCTRDQINAIDVAQVVEGAGASALTVHGRTAADMFTGEADWDRISSIKPHLKRIPLIGNGDLDSAEKVVNAFKRYDVDGVMIARAALNKPWLYAQAAAAVRGEPIPPDPTLPEQKELMLHHYQLVCERFGEEKASVLMRKYACCYAQGRPGAREFRKYVATISTPQEFFDVVERYFPL
- a CDS encoding sodium-dependent transporter yields the protein MSEKPGGEQWTSRMGVIMAVAGSAVGIGNYLRFPGLAVEHGGGAFMLPYFVALLVLGIPLSWAEWTMGRYGGIRGFNSAPGIYSVIWRHPAAKYFGALALMIPLIVYMYYVLIEAWCLSYAIDYLTGDLMTGHGGRIDQVIAGMDVADDGAELSSATKVAAFSKYFDEFIGAGQDGSAIFGGRGVWLVILTSVFLLNFACIYRGLSHGIEKLCNIAIPVLFVLSFAVLFRVLTLGTPDPSKPDQNLMAGLAFMWEPNEEAIAELKNPKTWLDAAGQIFFTLGVGFGIIINYSSYLRRKDDIALSSLTATSINEFSEVCHGGLITIPAAFVFLGIGGLAATNLDSTFAVGFVALPNVFDAMWGGRLFGFMWYFMLFTAAIAASVSMLQPCIAFLEEGFGLKRRASAAILGGVSAFGCVFVLYFSKGSVALDTFDFWVGTFLMFMLALVQTILYGWVLGIERGHQELHQGANLNVPYFVQYVLKYVTPTYLITVLIAFIWLKLGSQLETVGKSVVAQLSLAIIAILLGGLMVMTWSAGRRWSREGRFKGLDAIGEQRLEPGETR